ATATGACTCACTTATTTCTTCTGTCTCTACTGAGCTCTGGTTATGAAGTAGAAAAGATGAGACAAACTTCTCATTCATCATGgcatcttttccatttctttgactGGATTCCACTCccactccaaaaaagaaaaaaaatttaaagatatgtGTGAAGAGCTTCAACCTTTGATACAATGCTGATACACAGTTCTGAAGATTTTTATGACAGGCTGAAAGCTAAAGCATAAATCAAAGATTATTTTTCTAGTAAGATTAGGTTATTCCAGAGTTTAACATtgtcttgtctttgtttttcttccaggTGTAGAATGTGCCCAACAAACGAAACAGATGGTCAGTACATCCATCCtacttttatgtaattttaaagtcAATAGCAGTAAGGAAATATTTGATACTACATAGTAATTAAATTTCCATATGTTTGAATATTTACTTTATGTGTATCAAAACtggttttatttcaaaaattgtaGGCAGATTTTTCTAAAATGGAGAGAGTAGAACAAGGTGGTGAGATACTAGCAACAAAGCTAGAAAGCCCTGGTCTTTAATTCCACCTTTTTGATCACATGGCCATGGGCAACATACTTATAACATTATTCCAAGACTGGAAGCCATAGTATTTGAAAagagcttagcacagtgcctggcacatagtgaaaCTCAATAAGGGCAAGTCAtgattcttataatttttaaatgagtcaCAAACATCTTTGTTCTGTGCCTTAGAAAATAAGGACTTTAATTTAGCCTTCCATTCATGACTCAGGTTAGAGTAATGAGTATTGTTGAAAAAATCTAGGTGTGGTAGTAAAAATCTTTAGTCGGTACTCAATTTGAGTTCCACTCTAAATTCTATTGCTTATTAACTATGTGACACTGGGGCCTGGGaaatttcttttatgtctttgaGTCTTTCGTTTTacctattaaagaaaataatatggttAAGGATATAAATTTTGGAGTCAGATGggcctgagttcaagccatcttTCATGATTTAGTAGCTGTGAGAGGATGTAAAGGATTACTGAAAGTTATGAGCTTGGTAGTTTCCCATCACAATGTTGAGTATCACATAAACTCTGTCTCCCTGGGATTTGAGCAGGCAAGAAGAGGAATTGAAATCACACTGGCATATACTTACCATAGAGCACTGCTGTTTCTATTCTGCTGCACTAGCCTCTAAGGTTCTCCTGGTATTTTGCCATGCATACCAATCTTTGCATCAGCTCCACTCACCTTAGCCCGAAAACAGGAGGTGTATGGAagctgatgaatgaatgaattaattaatgaagcATATCTGGAGGGAAAGAAGAATTCAACTTTAAGTTTGAGTGTATTCCAAGCTATTCAAGTAGAGATATTcaacaattaataaaatatcaTGCCTAGATCTCTCGGACAAAACGACGTGGAGATGCAGTCTTTTGTATACAGCTGGAGTTTGTGTAGAcctgaaagagaaatcaaaacataaaaaattgtgCCTATTATTTATTCAATGTTTTCCATGCAATGTAGTGCTAAGCATTGTACACGtcttttcatttacatattttttacttCCACCCTACAATGTggttattatctttattttacaggtaaagaaactaaagcttagagaggtaaaataatttttccagggTCACATAGTCAGGATTTGCATTCAGATGTGTTTGACTTTACTGTATATGCTCTTCTATATGctcacagattttttaaaaaatacgaaaaactttTCTTGGGAATTGCCTACCTACTTCCACAGGCTTTGCTCTAGGAATTTAGAACACTGGTTCCCAAGTACAATATTAAGATACATTCATCTATGTGCTGGTGAAGTATATAACAAGTAAATTTTTACCAATAATTAGTAGTAAAAAATCTGTCAATAATGTACTAGTCATTAAAATCGTAGTAGTTATCCCTATATTTCACACTTGCATTCATATTGAGCTTTTTCAGTGAAAGACAGAAATAGTAGGATAATTCCTACAGAAAATATTATCACACTTCTGAGTACTCCCATGAGAATGGTTACATCTGAGAATATGACATGTATTTTAAGAAGTGATACATCAACCAGTATGgtgagaaaaaaatctatttttacattAAGCTATGATTTGGGAACCAACTATGGTAAAGATGTTTATCAGTCATGATTTTATATCTGACATAGAACATCTTTACATTTGAGATGTCTTGAAGGGGTTAGATGAGAACCAACAATTGTAATAAGAGACATGTGTTGACAGCCCTCTGAGCTTGCTTGGGAAATCCTAAATCCTGACAATAAAGATTTGGTTGAAAGAGCTGAaggtttttaatatgttttttcaGGTTGACTGCAGTGATTATAAAAAGTTACCACCAGGACaagagagattttgtcatcataTGTATGAACTAATTTGTGGATCTGATGGCAAAACTTATAAAAATGATTGCTTCTTCTGTTCTCAAGTTAAGTaagtattaaaatgttttctttttcatatttaaggTAAAAGTATATATTAAGACAAAAATTAGAAGGTGTGATGTAGGGTCTAAggaatatgtgaattatatcatATTGTCTCTAACAAACAGAACCTTCCAGTTGGTAGAATT
This sequence is a window from Papio anubis isolate 15944 chromosome 5, Panubis1.0, whole genome shotgun sequence. Protein-coding genes within it:
- the SPINK9 gene encoding serine protease inhibitor Kazal-type 9, which produces MRATAIVLLLALTLATMFSVECAQQTKQMVDCSDYKKLPPGQERFCHHMYELICGSDGKTYKNDCFFCSQVKKTDGKLKFVHYGKC